The following proteins are encoded in a genomic region of Pseudorca crassidens isolate mPseCra1 chromosome 1, mPseCra1.hap1, whole genome shotgun sequence:
- the LINGO1 gene encoding leucine-rich repeat and immunoglobulin-like domain-containing nogo receptor-interacting protein 1 isoform X1: MQVSERMLAGGVRSMPSPLLACWQPILLLVLGSVLSGSATGCPPRCECSAQDRAVLCHRKRFVAVPEGIPTETRLLDLGKNRIKTLNQDEFASFPHLEELELNENIVSAVEPGAFNNLFNLRTLGLRSNRLKLIPLGVFTGLSNLTKLDISENKIVILLDYMFQDLYNLKSLEVGDNDLVYISHRAFSGLNSLEQLTLEKCNLTSIPTEALSHLHGLIVLRLRHLNINAIRDYSFKRLYRLKVLEISHWPYLDTMTPNCLYGLNLTSLSITHCNLTAVPYLAVRHLVYLRFLNLSYNPINTIEGSMLHELLRLQEIQLVGGQLAVVEPYAFRGLNYLRVLNVSGNQLTTLEESAFHSVGNLETLILDSNPLACDCRLLWVFRRRWRLNFNRQQPTCATPEFVQGKEFKDFPDVLLPNYFTCRRARIRDRKAQQVFVDEGHTVQFVCRADGDPPPAILWLSPRKHLVSAKSNGRLTVFPDGTLEVRYAQVQDNGTYLCIAANAGGNDSMPAHLHVRSYSPDWPHQPNKTFAFISNQPGEGEANSTRATVPFPFDIKTLIIATTMGFISFLGVVLFCLVLLFLWSRGKGNTKHNIEIEYVPRKSDAGISSADAPRKFNMKMI, translated from the coding sequence GTGAGCGAGAGGATGCTGGCGGGGGGCGTGAGGAGCATGCCCAGCCCCCTCCTGGCCTGCTGGCAGCCCATCCTCCTGCTGGTGCTGGGCTCGGTGCTGTCAGGCTCAGCCACAGGCTGCCCACCCCGCTGCGAGTGCTCCGCCCAGGACCGCGCAGTGCTCTGCCACCGCAAGCGCTTTGTGGCAGTGCCTGAGGGCATCCCCACTGAGACCCGCCTGCTGGACCTGGGCAAGAACCGCATCAAAACGCTCAACCAGGACGAGTTTGCCAGCTTCCCGCACCTGGAGGAGCTGGAGCTCAATGAGAACATCGTGAGCGCCGTGGAGCCTGGTGCCTTCAACAACCTCTTCAACCTCCGGACTCTGGGGCTCCGCAGCAACCGCCTGAAGCTCATCCCCCTGGGCGTCTTCACCGGCCTCAGTAACCTGACCAAGCTGGATATCAGCGAGAACAAGATCGTCATCCTGCTGGACTACATGTTCCAGGACCTGTACAACCTCAAGTCACTGGAAGTCGGCGACAACGACCTCGTCTACATCTCCCACCGAGCCTTCAGCGGCCTCAACAGCCTGGAGCAGCTGACGCTGGAGAAATGCAACCTGACCTCCATCCCCACCGAGGCGCTGTCCCACCTGCACGGTCTCATTGTCCTGCGGCTCCGGCACCTCAACATCAATGCCATCCGGGACTATTCCTTCAAGAGGTTGTACCGGCTCAAGGTCTTGGAGATCTCTCACTGGCCCTACTTGGACACCATGACTCCCAACTGTCTCTACGGCCTCAACCTGACGTCCCTGTCTATCACGCACTGCAACCTGACTGCTGTGCCCTACCTGGCGGTGCGCCACCTGGTCTATCTCCGCTTCCTCAACCTCTCCTACAACCCCATCAACACCATTGAGGGCTCCATGTTGCATGAGCTGCTAAGGCTGCAGGAGATCCAGCTGGTGGGTGGGCAGCTGGCCGTGGTGGAGCCCTACGCCTTCCGCGGCCTCAACTACCTGCGCGTGCTCAATGTCTCCGGCAACCAGCTGACCACACTGGAGGAGTCGGCCTTCCACTCGGTGGGCAACCTGGAGACGCTCATCCTGGACTCCAACCCACTGGCCTGCGACTGCCGGCTCCTGTGGGTGTTCCGGCGCCGCTGGCGGCTCAACTTCAACCGGCAGCAGCCCACGTGTGCCACGCCCGAGTTCGTCCAGGGCAAGGAGttcaaggacttccctgatgtGCTCCTGCCCAACTACTTCACCTGCCGCCGTGCCCGCATCCGGGACCGCAAGGCCCAGCAGGTGTTTGTGGATGAGGGCCACACAGTGCAGTTCGTGTGCCGGGCAGATGGCGACCCGCCGCCCGCCATCCTCTGGCTCTCGCCCCGCAAGCACCTGGTCTCGGCCAAGAGCAACGGGCGGCTCACGGTCTTCCCCGATGGCACGCTGGAGGTGCGCTACGCCCAGGTACAGGACAACGGCACTTACCTGTGCATCGCGGCCAACGCGGGAGGCAACGATTCCATGCCTGCCCACCTGCACGTGCGCAGCTACTCGCCCGACTGGCCCCATCAGCCCAACAAGACCTTCGCCTTCATCTCCAACCAGCCGGGCGAGGGAGAGGCCAACAGCACCCGCGCCACCGTGCCTTTCCCCTTCGACATCAAGACCCTCATCATCGCCACCACCATGGGCTTTATCTCTTTCTTGGGCGTCGTCCTCTTCTGTCTGGTGCTGCTGTTTCTCTGGAGCCGGGGCAAGGGCAACACCAAGCACAACATCGAGATCGAGTATGTGCCCCGCAAGTCGGACGCAGGCATCAGCTCCGCCGACGCACCTCGCAAGTTCAATATGAAGATGATCTGA
- the LINGO1 gene encoding leucine-rich repeat and immunoglobulin-like domain-containing nogo receptor-interacting protein 1 isoform X2 has product MLAGGVRSMPSPLLACWQPILLLVLGSVLSGSATGCPPRCECSAQDRAVLCHRKRFVAVPEGIPTETRLLDLGKNRIKTLNQDEFASFPHLEELELNENIVSAVEPGAFNNLFNLRTLGLRSNRLKLIPLGVFTGLSNLTKLDISENKIVILLDYMFQDLYNLKSLEVGDNDLVYISHRAFSGLNSLEQLTLEKCNLTSIPTEALSHLHGLIVLRLRHLNINAIRDYSFKRLYRLKVLEISHWPYLDTMTPNCLYGLNLTSLSITHCNLTAVPYLAVRHLVYLRFLNLSYNPINTIEGSMLHELLRLQEIQLVGGQLAVVEPYAFRGLNYLRVLNVSGNQLTTLEESAFHSVGNLETLILDSNPLACDCRLLWVFRRRWRLNFNRQQPTCATPEFVQGKEFKDFPDVLLPNYFTCRRARIRDRKAQQVFVDEGHTVQFVCRADGDPPPAILWLSPRKHLVSAKSNGRLTVFPDGTLEVRYAQVQDNGTYLCIAANAGGNDSMPAHLHVRSYSPDWPHQPNKTFAFISNQPGEGEANSTRATVPFPFDIKTLIIATTMGFISFLGVVLFCLVLLFLWSRGKGNTKHNIEIEYVPRKSDAGISSADAPRKFNMKMI; this is encoded by the coding sequence ATGCTGGCGGGGGGCGTGAGGAGCATGCCCAGCCCCCTCCTGGCCTGCTGGCAGCCCATCCTCCTGCTGGTGCTGGGCTCGGTGCTGTCAGGCTCAGCCACAGGCTGCCCACCCCGCTGCGAGTGCTCCGCCCAGGACCGCGCAGTGCTCTGCCACCGCAAGCGCTTTGTGGCAGTGCCTGAGGGCATCCCCACTGAGACCCGCCTGCTGGACCTGGGCAAGAACCGCATCAAAACGCTCAACCAGGACGAGTTTGCCAGCTTCCCGCACCTGGAGGAGCTGGAGCTCAATGAGAACATCGTGAGCGCCGTGGAGCCTGGTGCCTTCAACAACCTCTTCAACCTCCGGACTCTGGGGCTCCGCAGCAACCGCCTGAAGCTCATCCCCCTGGGCGTCTTCACCGGCCTCAGTAACCTGACCAAGCTGGATATCAGCGAGAACAAGATCGTCATCCTGCTGGACTACATGTTCCAGGACCTGTACAACCTCAAGTCACTGGAAGTCGGCGACAACGACCTCGTCTACATCTCCCACCGAGCCTTCAGCGGCCTCAACAGCCTGGAGCAGCTGACGCTGGAGAAATGCAACCTGACCTCCATCCCCACCGAGGCGCTGTCCCACCTGCACGGTCTCATTGTCCTGCGGCTCCGGCACCTCAACATCAATGCCATCCGGGACTATTCCTTCAAGAGGTTGTACCGGCTCAAGGTCTTGGAGATCTCTCACTGGCCCTACTTGGACACCATGACTCCCAACTGTCTCTACGGCCTCAACCTGACGTCCCTGTCTATCACGCACTGCAACCTGACTGCTGTGCCCTACCTGGCGGTGCGCCACCTGGTCTATCTCCGCTTCCTCAACCTCTCCTACAACCCCATCAACACCATTGAGGGCTCCATGTTGCATGAGCTGCTAAGGCTGCAGGAGATCCAGCTGGTGGGTGGGCAGCTGGCCGTGGTGGAGCCCTACGCCTTCCGCGGCCTCAACTACCTGCGCGTGCTCAATGTCTCCGGCAACCAGCTGACCACACTGGAGGAGTCGGCCTTCCACTCGGTGGGCAACCTGGAGACGCTCATCCTGGACTCCAACCCACTGGCCTGCGACTGCCGGCTCCTGTGGGTGTTCCGGCGCCGCTGGCGGCTCAACTTCAACCGGCAGCAGCCCACGTGTGCCACGCCCGAGTTCGTCCAGGGCAAGGAGttcaaggacttccctgatgtGCTCCTGCCCAACTACTTCACCTGCCGCCGTGCCCGCATCCGGGACCGCAAGGCCCAGCAGGTGTTTGTGGATGAGGGCCACACAGTGCAGTTCGTGTGCCGGGCAGATGGCGACCCGCCGCCCGCCATCCTCTGGCTCTCGCCCCGCAAGCACCTGGTCTCGGCCAAGAGCAACGGGCGGCTCACGGTCTTCCCCGATGGCACGCTGGAGGTGCGCTACGCCCAGGTACAGGACAACGGCACTTACCTGTGCATCGCGGCCAACGCGGGAGGCAACGATTCCATGCCTGCCCACCTGCACGTGCGCAGCTACTCGCCCGACTGGCCCCATCAGCCCAACAAGACCTTCGCCTTCATCTCCAACCAGCCGGGCGAGGGAGAGGCCAACAGCACCCGCGCCACCGTGCCTTTCCCCTTCGACATCAAGACCCTCATCATCGCCACCACCATGGGCTTTATCTCTTTCTTGGGCGTCGTCCTCTTCTGTCTGGTGCTGCTGTTTCTCTGGAGCCGGGGCAAGGGCAACACCAAGCACAACATCGAGATCGAGTATGTGCCCCGCAAGTCGGACGCAGGCATCAGCTCCGCCGACGCACCTCGCAAGTTCAATATGAAGATGATCTGA